CTCCGAAGACCCGAAGAAGCAACCCATCAACCACCGCTGCGTCATTTCCAGATCCAACACTGACCTCATGCTCCCCAGGCGCAAGATTTTCGAACGTCGCTCCCCATTTGTGAAGGCTGAAATCTCTCCCAATTCTCTGTTCTCGCACTCGAATCCATTCTACGAAGTCCACGAAAGCCACAGCTTTCGACAGAGAAAGAAGAGAGGaagtaagaaaaagaaaaagaggacTCAGAAAAGTGATCTCTTTGCGATCAGCTCTTCTTCTTTGGATACTAATCACTTCTACAATGGGTGGTGGTCTAGCAGTGAAGATGAAGAGAAACAAGAGGAGACTGATACTCTGTTTTCCTCGAACACTCACACTTCCGACTCATCAGGGTCTCGCCGGCGACTGCGGTCGAGTTCTCAGGAAAAAGGTCAGAGCTTGGGCCGGAGAAGAGGGAGTTCTGAGGTGGGTCTGATGCCATTACAAGGAAAAGTGAAGGACAGCTTCGCTGTGGTGAAGAAATCCAGTGATCCTTACAACGATTTCAGAACATCAATGGTGGAAATGATCGTGGAGAAGCAGATATTTTCAGGCAAAGATCTTGAGCATCTTTTGCAGTGTTTTCTGAAGCTGAACTCTCCTCATCATCACAGAGTTATCATCGAGGTGTTCACTGAGATTTGGGAGGCTCTGTTCTCCAACTTGGGGacttgaagaaaataaaagactaAGAAGTTAAAGGCTCCATTTTTCTCTGTAATATGTGCTTATTAGGTTTAATctctgaggaagaagaaaatagttaGGATTCTAACTTCGGTTGACTAATTAGAGTCTATCTTCTACTTTCACTTTAGACCTCTCTATCTGTATTGTAATTCTTCTTCTTAGAAATTGTGAATCTTGTTTTTACTTTGGAGTTGAATGGACTAAAAGGCTGGCcatttttctgggtttgttttgtttcttcttctttttatgaTCTGACATAACACTATTGAGTTTAAAAAGATGAAGCTAAACAATCAGAGGTACCATATCAATGACTGTTGAGTTTGACATGAAAATATACTGGTGGCAGTTCCCCTTCTTGCTTTTGAAAACGATTGATTTAGATTGGGTGAGTGGAAAAGCCTATGCTTGTTTCCATTATTTTGAGAGAGATTGGGATGGAccttttcttcaacttggAAACTTGAAAGATGGGGAAGGCAATGTGTTGAAGATCACATAAAGTTGTTACATTATTTTGTGTAGTTGAGGCTTTATTGAAATGTCCATGACAAAATTGCACTAAAAGCATACAAAAAGGTGAATCCCAATTTCAAAAACCCCAGAAAACTCCCCttgattcaacattatatctgTTCTGGCTTTGAGGCCAACTTCTTCCTCTACCTAAAAGGCTTGATGTTGTTGACACTGCAATAACTATAAACTAAGCAAGCAATGTTCTTAAGCTAATTTGAATGTTTTGGAAAGCTTGTGTACTTCAAATCTGTTTTATACTTTTTATAGATTATGATTAGCTGGTTTTGCGGTATACATATACATTTCGTGTTTAAGTATTTGgtcaaagaaattaaaatagcAATGGCATCAGAATACACTAGCTTATCATAAAATTACAAAAGagattgaatttcataatcCTGATAACTAAAATGACAAAACGTGTACGTGAGTAAAGAATTTATATAGCTTGAAATATGCTTTTGTCCTCCTaaaagaaatagaaagaaCCAACCTTCAGCTAATTTCTTGCGAGTTAGAGGGATTAAAAACTACATGCCACCGGGTTCTATCTTATTTTTGGaacttataattattattagaCATATAATGCCTCTGCGGACAAGAACACCCAAATTGTTAATATATGTAATTTTGTTCTTCATATGAACAAGCGAGACAAGATTAGGTGCATGGGAGCCCTTTCTAATAAGGTGGTCCTTATTAAGGACTTAGCAAGGAGTTTTGATTTCAACCATCAGATCAAACGGATGGCTCTGATTTTAAAAAGCATACACAGCTGAACAACACCCAATCAGACCACTCCCTCATCATTCCCCTACCCTTCTGGCATCTCATCTCTCTGTTCTTCCTAAAATACCCAGAATCAAAGAGCAATTTGAGTCTTTAAGTTCGAACCTGGTGATCTATATTTTCCACCGTAATCATCTCGGCATGAAATTAACTACCAAGTAATcagataaattaattaaaatttaacaaaaattacaATCATATTCCAATTCAAATTCAGTTTGACAAAATTGCACTCAAGACCACAACATCCAGCAGCCAACTACAAATTGATTTTaaccaaaacccagaaacacAAGTGCTCGAATTTAATGAAGATCTAGTCAAAGATGATGAAAACCCTCTTCAAATTCATCAACTAAACCCAGCTAATAGGGAAAAAAACAGAGACTTCTTGGCTTGCTCTTGAGAAAACAGGCATGAACGAAGGTAAACAGATAGATCATGTCCCTATTGCCATCTGCATAAAACATCTCACAGATCTTCCTTCTCACTAGTCACTACTCTTGCTTTGGGTCATcataaaaaaacagagagatgAGAGTGAACGAGACGCGCGGAGGGAAGAAAAGGTGGTCTGATTGGGTGTTGTTCAGCTgtgtttactttttttttaaatgagagCCATCCGTTTGATCTGATGGATGAAATCAAAAGTCCTTACCAAGTCCTCAATAAGGTGGTCCTTATTGGAAATGGCTCCTAGGTGCATGATCTATGTTCTGATGTGTTCTAGAGTTTTAAGTTTCAACTAATTAATTGGAATCAGAAGCAGTTTGATTCCATTATATCGAAAACAGAGGCAAGACAAACTCAAACACACCCTCTTCTACTTAGCAGAGCTATGAAACAGTGTTCTGGTTTTGCAGTGTTGCCTCCATGTAAAACGTTGTCCTACACCAGCAGACAGCCATAGCCTCATTAAGGAGGTTCATTAGAATTTCTTTATTGGTTAAGACGAGAAGCAGAAGGTAATGGCAGCATTAAGaagcttaattattattattattagggATTCCCAATAGCGAAGATGGACTCAACTCACTCAAGTTTTGTATCTCTCACCAAAGTGTGAGAAGATGATCATGTTCGAAGTTGTTGGAGTTGCTTTTAGCTAACTATTTGAATAGATTGACGTAATTCTTATACACTCTTAACTCAATTATCATAATTTATCTCTGTAAACTTTGTTTATACATCAATACTGGTTTAGTACTCCGCTAACGGATGATCGTAGTCACTTAAGGAAATCACTTCTTTAATGTGCTCCAGAATCTCTACAAACCCTAATTAACAAAGTTCGAACCGTAGATAAGAAGTATTGATTAGGTAAATGATGATTTGGGTTGTATTGATCGACTTAAAACTTAGCAGTGACAAAACAACGTCTTGATATGCCAATTTATACTGAATGATGATTTATGAACAAGAGATCAAAGAAGGATTTGATATTTtaccaaaagaagaaggaattcAAAACACTGGTCATTTGTTCTGTTATTCAAAAACAGGGTGACCAGACAATTCCCATAATCCCATTCCATGGCGTAATTCCAAAAAGCTCTTGAAACTGAACCATCAGCTCTGCAATGGGAGCTCTCCACGAAAACTGATACGTCCATTTCATCAAAACTAAAACGAAAGAGAATACATAAtggaaaatgagaaaatagtGACCTTTGTATGTGTGTCCCTGGTACTCTGATAGCAATGCTTCACTGGAAATTTATAAATACAcatgagaaagagagattTGGGTTCACTTTGTTCAATGAAATGCAGACTGGGTTTGGTGGAACATCAATTAATGGATGTGTAGAAGGAGCTAGTGTTTACAGTTTTACCCAACTTGGGGAAGAAGcaatttgaagaagaagaatgtctGACTCATAATGGGGCAATGATGTTACATATGATATAGTTTTGGCTACATTTTCATTAATGGTCGCATTTTTTTGGGGTAGTGAGCTTCATACTCATATGCTGTAAATCTGTAATCTCTCTCTATTGGACTATATGGTTCATTGATTGTCAGCATGCATTTTCTGGGTTCCAGTGTTACAGCCATATCTCTTTTTTATGTCACATACTTCCAAGTGAACTGGGCTTTTATTATGTTGAGGGTGAATTCTGCCATTCCGGAAAGAGATTAGAGAGGCTGGACCATTTCTCAGATCAGCAAAAAAAACAAGAGGGTGGTATTTGAATGATTTGACTCATTTGAGGTCGGCAAGGACCACAAGTCCACAAGGGCTTGGCCCAAAATGTGAAACTAAATAATATGGGTGATCAAATGTAATGataaaaagaacaagaaataGGCAGAATAGATCAAATCTCCATGTATGATAGTAATAACAAGAACACTGAGATTATTAAAAGCAATATACAGTTGGGGCTCCAGCTATGGATTTTGTTCTTTCTATGCCCATTCAATTTTGTAAGTTCCAGGGTCTAGGTTTGATATTGCAGAGTAGAATTTGTGTTCTCCCCTGGACACAATTTCAAATTCCACTACAGAAACCATGCACTTTTAAACTTCTAatacaacaaataaataagaaaaaatccATGGGTACTTGCTACATGGCAGCTTTGAGAATCCTCTCAACATCAGAGTCCGCGTTGATAGGGCATGACAGAACCATGATCTACCTTATTAGTTATTACAAAGGTCACATATATTGAGTATATATAAGAGCTCCTTTGTTCAATACAGACCCTTCCTTGTTCGGGAAACTGTAAATGTCATGATCAGTATTCTTACGGCATAATTTGCAATAACGCAGATTCTTTAGGACATCTTCGTTTGCTTTGGGGCAATCGGGAGTGTCGTGATCAGCTTTATTATTGCATACAATGCAGTAAGAAAGCATCTGGGGCAATCGAAAAGGCCATGATCGCAGCTTCTGCATAATGGGCAGCAAGAAAGCACGTACCTCTT
This genomic interval from Argentina anserina chromosome 1, drPotAnse1.1, whole genome shotgun sequence contains the following:
- the LOC126796343 gene encoding transcription repressor OFP8, translated to MDNRFKLKLSRMFHKASLGTCRSRSLSDVIEKAVFLPQNYASTDSPPKQVPPPPTKPFPTICRPKCSEDPKKQPINHRCVISRSNTDLMLPRRKIFERRSPFVKAEISPNSLFSHSNPFYEVHESHSFRQRKKRGSKKKKKRTQKSDLFAISSSSLDTNHFYNGWWSSSEDEEKQEETDTLFSSNTHTSDSSGSRRRLRSSSQEKGQSLGRRRGSSEVGLMPLQGKVKDSFAVVKKSSDPYNDFRTSMVEMIVEKQIFSGKDLEHLLQCFLKLNSPHHHRVIIEVFTEIWEALFSNLGT